A window of Sediminitomix flava genomic DNA:
TTCTACCCGAAGCTTATTGAATACCGCAAAATTGATGGAAGACAATCAAATGCTCTTCAAATTGAAAGAGATGGAATACATTGAGAAGATCGCAGATAAGATCAATACTATTTCCGTCTCTGGAGGGAATCAGGTCGTAGACCAATTAAGAGACTTGTTTATCAGAAATTAGAAAAAGCAATGAAAGAACAGATCAATAAAGTATTTGAAGGGAGGGAGGAAATCCCTCTTTTCTATATCGAAAGTGGAAGTCGACTTTGGAATATAGCAAGTCCCGATAGCGATTATGATGTTCGAGGTATTCACCTTCAATCTATAGCTCAAAAGTATGATTTTCAGAAACACAGAGATGTGATTGAAGTAATGGATGGTGACTTCGATTTTGTCTCTTATGATTTAGATAAGTTTCTGAATTTACTTTTAGATGGTAATGCTACCATATTGGAATGGTTCCGATCTGACATCATTTATTTCTCAGATATAAAAAACTTTGAAGCATATCAGTTGAAGATTTTAGATCATGTCAATTTTAAGTCCATATTCTATCATTATATATCTTTGGCAAAGAAGCATTATCAACTTTTAGAAAGTGGAAAGAAGTTTACATACAAAGTGATCTTTTACTGTATTCGAGCTTTGTTATCTGCTGATTTAGCTGCTCAAAATAGATTAGCAGAATTGGATATTGAAAAGCTCTTTTCTCAATTTGACGAAGAAAATGAGGTGATTGTCCTTGCAAAATCTTGTTTAGATCAGAAACGAGCAGGAAATGAAAAGCAGTATGTTGAAGAAGAAAAACGAGAGCATATTCTTAGGGTGTTAAATGTATATAGAGAACGCTTACTGTTGAATCTTCCAAATGAGAATCACAATAAAGAGAAGCTTCGAGAGCTTTTAAGAGCATTTGCTTTTGAAGTTAAATCAAGTTTTTACCATAAAGCAGAAATTGCTTGAACGGTAAATGATTTTTTAAACGATTAAAGAATTAAGAAATGAAATATACATCTAAAGATATTATTTCAATTGGCTTTGAAGGAAAAGCGATTAGTTTGGCTTTAGAATACATGAGTCAAATAGCAGAAGAAGATGTAGCCGATGCCCTTGATACCTTAAAGCTATTACATACGGATGTTACACTTTTTGTTGAACATCCCGATTTGAAGGATTTGGCAAATTGTCTTCTAGATAAAAAAGAAGCTCCTCAGCCAATTGAAATCTTAGATCAAGCTTTACCCTATGAGATTTATGGGGCTAATGGAATAGAAGATGGGGCTTTAAACCAAATGGAAACAGTCATGAAATTACCCGTGGCGAGAAAGGGAGCTTTGATGCCCGATGCTCATCAAGGGTATGGCTTACCAATTGGTGGTGTTTTAGCGACTGAAAGTTCAATCATTCCTTATGCAGTGGGTGTAGATATTGGTTGTAGAATGTGTATGAGTATTTTTGATCTTCCAGTTTCTATGTTAGAAGATCGAAAAGGAGAGCTGAAAACGATTTTGAATAATGAAACTCGATTTGGGAGAGATACTTTCAGAAATCCTATAGATCATGAAATTTTGGCGAGTCCTCTTTTTAATGAAATTGATATCGTCAAAAAGTTGAAAGATAGAGCTGCTAAACAAATCGGTTCTTCGGGTGGCGGAAATCACTTTGTGGAGTTTGGAATTACTGAAATTCACGAAGATGATCATGAATTGGGTTTGAAAAAAGGGAAATATTTGGCACTGCTTTCACATTCGGGTTCGAGAGGATTAGGTGCTACTATTGCCAATCATTACACCAAAATAGCCATGAATCAATGTCTTTTACCAAAAGAAGCAAAACATCTGGCTTGGTTAGATTTGAATAAAGAAGAAGGACAAGAGTATTGGCTTGTTATGAATTTGGCAGGGGATTACGCCTCGGCTTGTCATCATCAAATTCATGATCGAATAGCAAAAGTATTGAATGAAAAACCTCTCGCTATGTTAGAAAATCATCACAATTTTGCTTGGAAGGAAGTCGATCAGAATGGGAAAGAATATATTGTTCATCGGAAAGGAGCGACACCAGCTGGAGAAGGCGTTTTAGGTGTTATTCCTGGTTCTATGACTGCGCCCGGTTTTATTGTTCGAGGAAAAGGAAATCCACTTTCGGTAGATTCGGCAGCACATGGAGCAGGGCGTCAGATGTCAAGAACTGCGGCTAAAAAGACCTTGCAGAAAAGTGATGTGATTCAGCATTTGAATGATCACGGAATTGAATTACTCGGAGCAGGACTCGATGAAGCACCTATGGCTTACAAGGATATTCATTCGGTAATGGAGCACCAAAAAGATTTGGTGGATATCGTCGGTACATTTCTACCTAAAGTGGTCAGAATGTGTGGCGATTCTAGCTTTAAAGAAGTAGATTGATGAAGAAAGTCTGTGCACAAGAAACACAGGCTTTTTTTCATTTATAGGATAATAGGGAGTTAAAGTTTTTAACTTTGTACCTTCAAAAGTTTCAAAACAGACTTCCAAAAATTCTCATGATTACGAATTCTTTACTTGATAGCTATACTGACTTTGAACAAAAAATTCAAAGATACCCAGAAGATCAACAACTCAAGCTTGTCACGCTAATGTTGTATGTGGGCTATTCGGGAGAGTCTATTCAGACCATCAAAAGGGATTTTTATAGAGTGATAGAAGTATCTCAAGCGTTCAATCAATCCGAATTGAATCTGTTACTCGAAGAAGTGTTTGTCTGTAAATTTTTAGATGATGAATCTTTCCAGTTTCAACGTATTTATAAAGTAGATTCTGCTGATCTTTTTGTGAGTTGTGCACACTATTTCTTTTTTACCTTAAATCAGCATTCTCTTTTTGAAACTTACCAATCCAATCTGAGTGCAAAACAAAGCAGTAAGTATAATTCATATTGGAATGAGCGAGTGAAACAAGATAATATCATTCGTGACTTCTTTATAGATCAGCCAATTTCTGAAAGGCTTGTTCAGCTTAGTTATCTGTTAGCTACAGTTGAGTTTTCTCAATCTCCAATTGCTGCAGATTTAGTTTTGAGTTTTGTAGCTCTCTGCCAACTGAAAAAATGTTTTCCATCTTTCTTAATTGAAGATGATTACAATTTGAATCAGATCACTCAACTTTTATTGAAGGAGCTTTATCATGGAAAGTTAGCATTGGAGAGGCTCACAAACTGTTTAACTACGCTTTACGAATTGACTTCTAGCGAAAGATTTCTAATGCTAAAGTCACTCTTAAATCATCAGTTTAAAGGGAAAGAGTTTGCTATAAAAAATGAGCTTAAGTCCGATTTTTATCAAAGACTAATTCCATATGCTAACCTTATAAATCATAAGAATAGTGAAGTCCTAAAGAATTTTTTGTCAGAAAGTGGAATCGCTGATCTTTCCAAAGAAGCGAAGAAGAAATCGTCTAAGAATTGGAAGTTACTTTCTCAGCAAAAGGAAGTATTGTTGGTGTTTTTTCTACTTCGAGAAGAATATACGCACAGAGACTTTTTATTCAACAGATATAAATTTCTCCTCAAATCAAATACCACTCAAATCCTTTTTTACGAACATCTGATTGATCTTCTTATTCTTTTTAAAACAGAAATAGATGTCGATTGTAAAAATTACAAAGAGGATGTATTGAGCTATTGGAAAAGCTATTTCGATGATGCTTTCAAACAGCTTTCCCCTCTTTCGTTTCCAATCATTTTATTTCTGCTCAAAGAAGTTTTCAAAAATGAGTTTTATGTCACTGATGAAATTGTTGAACAACTCAATTTCAGAGCTTCAAGTTATCATCGAAAAGGGTTGAATTGGTATGCTTCTATAACCGCAGAACTCTGTGTGCGATTTAACGATGAATGGCTGCAACCTCAGTTTGAAAGAATGCTTGTAGAAGATGGGTTTCAGTTGAAAAATATCTTTGAGCAAGAAGACCCGAACGATTGGAAAGCTTTAGTGGCCAAAATGGAAAAACTTGCTGACAGGCTTAAAGAAATTGATGAGGAAAAGAAAGAACAAGAGAACGCCACGCAGCATCGTTTGATTTGGGTGGTTTCTCCAAAGTACCTTCAAGTCAAACCCTTTGAGCAGAATCGTTTGAAATCTGGGAAGTGGGGTAAGCCGAAAAAGATTTCAGATCAGAAGTTAATCTCAAAAGATATAAAAGGGGCTATTGAACTGGATTTTGAAATTCTGAATCATGCATACCAAACCAATAAAGGGTATTATGAAG
This region includes:
- a CDS encoding nucleotidyltransferase domain-containing protein gives rise to the protein MKEQINKVFEGREEIPLFYIESGSRLWNIASPDSDYDVRGIHLQSIAQKYDFQKHRDVIEVMDGDFDFVSYDLDKFLNLLLDGNATILEWFRSDIIYFSDIKNFEAYQLKILDHVNFKSIFYHYISLAKKHYQLLESGKKFTYKVIFYCIRALLSADLAAQNRLAELDIEKLFSQFDEENEVIVLAKSCLDQKRAGNEKQYVEEEKREHILRVLNVYRERLLLNLPNENHNKEKLRELLRAFAFEVKSSFYHKAEIA
- a CDS encoding RtcB family protein; translation: MKYTSKDIISIGFEGKAISLALEYMSQIAEEDVADALDTLKLLHTDVTLFVEHPDLKDLANCLLDKKEAPQPIEILDQALPYEIYGANGIEDGALNQMETVMKLPVARKGALMPDAHQGYGLPIGGVLATESSIIPYAVGVDIGCRMCMSIFDLPVSMLEDRKGELKTILNNETRFGRDTFRNPIDHEILASPLFNEIDIVKKLKDRAAKQIGSSGGGNHFVEFGITEIHEDDHELGLKKGKYLALLSHSGSRGLGATIANHYTKIAMNQCLLPKEAKHLAWLDLNKEEGQEYWLVMNLAGDYASACHHQIHDRIAKVLNEKPLAMLENHHNFAWKEVDQNGKEYIVHRKGATPAGEGVLGVIPGSMTAPGFIVRGKGNPLSVDSAAHGAGRQMSRTAAKKTLQKSDVIQHLNDHGIELLGAGLDEAPMAYKDIHSVMEHQKDLVDIVGTFLPKVVRMCGDSSFKEVD